From the genome of Malus sylvestris chromosome 6, drMalSylv7.2, whole genome shotgun sequence, one region includes:
- the LOC126625004 gene encoding uncharacterized protein LOC126625004 isoform X1, with product MATAPVKSPLHNFPFTFLKWGTKNATANNHNRNRRPASSEPASDPDSEPDRYNHVGSSRADRCRLSLIPCSENERRRSEERESDQEEEEAEVLLQKPWNLRPRRALATASFQKASGPNAAAAANREAQEPEGPNRSQSEMMQQQQPKSMRLRGLAEGQSVEKKKKEKSKFWIALSKEEIEEDVFVMTGSRPPRRPKKRPKNVQKQLDSIFPGLWLLGVTADAYKSADSPCKR from the exons ATGGCGACAGCGCCAGTGAAGTCGCCGCTGCACAACTTCCCATTCACATTCTTGAAATGGGGGACTAAGAACGCCACTGCCAACAACCACAACCGCAACCGCCGACCCGCCTCCTCCGAACCGGCCTCCGACCCAGACTCCGAACCAGACCGCTATAACCACGTCGGGTCCTCCCGCGCCGATCGCTGCCGATTATCGTTGATCCCGTGCTCGGAAAACGAGCGTCGCAGGAGCGAGGAGCGGGAGAGCgatcaagaagaggaggaagctGAGGTGCTACTTCAGAAGCCATGGAATTTGAGGCCCAGAAGAGCTCTGGCGACGGCGTCGTTTCAAAAGGCGAGTGGCCCTAACGCTGCGGCTGCTGCAAACCGGGAAGCGCAGGAACCGGAGGGGCCAAACCGGAGTCAGAGCGAAAtgatgcagcagcagcagccgaAGTCGATGAGGTTGAGGGGTCTGGCGGAGGGGCAGAgtgtggagaagaagaagaaggagaagagcaAGTTCTGGATCGCTTTGTCGAAGGAGGAGATTGAAGAGGACGTGTTCGTGATGACCGGGTCGAGGCCCCCCAGAAGGCCCAAGAAGCGGCCCAAGAATGTTCAGAAACAACTCGAT AGTATTTTTCCTGGGTTGTGGCTGCTTGGTGTCACTGCAGATGCTTATAAGTCTGCAGATTCTCCATGTAAg AGGTAG
- the LOC126625004 gene encoding uncharacterized protein LOC126625004 isoform X2, protein MATAPVKSPLHNFPFTFLKWGTKNATANNHNRNRRPASSEPASDPDSEPDRYNHVGSSRADRCRLSLIPCSENERRRSEERESDQEEEEAEVLLQKPWNLRPRRALATASFQKASGPNAAAAANREAQEPEGPNRSQSEMMQQQQPKSMRLRGLAEGQSVEKKKKEKSKFWIALSKEEIEEDVFVMTGSRPPRRPKKRPKNVQKQLDSIFPGLWLLGVTADAYKSADSP, encoded by the exons ATGGCGACAGCGCCAGTGAAGTCGCCGCTGCACAACTTCCCATTCACATTCTTGAAATGGGGGACTAAGAACGCCACTGCCAACAACCACAACCGCAACCGCCGACCCGCCTCCTCCGAACCGGCCTCCGACCCAGACTCCGAACCAGACCGCTATAACCACGTCGGGTCCTCCCGCGCCGATCGCTGCCGATTATCGTTGATCCCGTGCTCGGAAAACGAGCGTCGCAGGAGCGAGGAGCGGGAGAGCgatcaagaagaggaggaagctGAGGTGCTACTTCAGAAGCCATGGAATTTGAGGCCCAGAAGAGCTCTGGCGACGGCGTCGTTTCAAAAGGCGAGTGGCCCTAACGCTGCGGCTGCTGCAAACCGGGAAGCGCAGGAACCGGAGGGGCCAAACCGGAGTCAGAGCGAAAtgatgcagcagcagcagccgaAGTCGATGAGGTTGAGGGGTCTGGCGGAGGGGCAGAgtgtggagaagaagaagaaggagaagagcaAGTTCTGGATCGCTTTGTCGAAGGAGGAGATTGAAGAGGACGTGTTCGTGATGACCGGGTCGAGGCCCCCCAGAAGGCCCAAGAAGCGGCCCAAGAATGTTCAGAAACAACTCGAT AGTATTTTTCCTGGGTTGTGGCTGCTTGGTGTCACTGCAGATGCTTATAAGTCTGCAGATTCTCCAT AG